Proteins encoded within one genomic window of Gloeobacter kilaueensis JS1:
- a CDS encoding sensor histidine kinase: protein MFASALVLWSLQTLLPDGTYYTQVQIPLAHQWNLPQREVLGWSSYAETLIKAGKPDQALKVYSLAKGLLDNRSDPASRELLRQMQTQTDELRGVVADFPFFVRPPWGSTLLKLVQNPLDSAAWLDALVAYPLIAEPQIAAFLVLSIWLAASFVQALQEQMAWTRILDQERLVSLGRVLPLVLGSGLLALLLAALVTLSPSQPVLAAVVCGAAVPGLFVQVLNRFYPLRARRALAAWESQHRAEFSSELHNTAQQSIMSAQGLLREIIDELENSDEPEAGHYAWRLAEAMERCQEVEDELRVLRNGTEDKFARGQTFVDAIEPICDRLNRRGVESHFQWFWEGELLEAADWEALAFNLAESARDRRIAATLYQVLSELSWNVIKYARLDNEQVRADIIFSGVRQNQFIRYTLEVRDNGPGFDVQTAQDRRPHSGIFSLERYLRRVEIVGAQAHSTLHTAPGQGTRIHTEILVMARPER, encoded by the coding sequence GTGTTCGCCAGTGCGCTGGTGCTCTGGAGCCTGCAGACATTGCTCCCAGATGGTACGTACTATACGCAGGTGCAGATTCCGCTGGCTCACCAGTGGAACCTGCCCCAGCGCGAGGTCTTAGGCTGGTCCAGTTACGCGGAAACCTTGATCAAAGCCGGAAAGCCGGATCAGGCATTGAAGGTGTATTCGCTCGCCAAGGGATTGCTCGACAACCGCAGCGATCCGGCAAGCCGCGAATTGCTCAGGCAGATGCAGACCCAGACGGATGAACTGAGGGGCGTGGTCGCAGACTTTCCTTTCTTCGTGCGTCCCCCCTGGGGTTCGACGCTCCTGAAGCTCGTTCAAAACCCCCTCGATTCGGCGGCCTGGCTCGACGCGCTGGTAGCCTATCCCCTGATCGCAGAGCCACAGATTGCCGCCTTTCTCGTGTTGAGCATCTGGCTTGCAGCGAGCTTCGTGCAGGCGCTCCAGGAGCAGATGGCCTGGACGCGCATTCTCGATCAAGAGCGGCTTGTCTCGCTCGGGCGGGTGCTGCCCCTGGTACTGGGTAGCGGCCTGCTAGCATTGCTTCTCGCTGCTCTGGTGACGCTTTCGCCCTCGCAGCCGGTGCTGGCGGCGGTGGTCTGCGGGGCAGCGGTGCCGGGACTGTTCGTGCAGGTACTCAACCGCTTTTATCCACTGAGAGCCCGGCGCGCCCTCGCCGCCTGGGAATCCCAGCACCGGGCCGAATTCAGTTCAGAATTGCACAATACGGCCCAGCAGAGCATCATGAGCGCCCAGGGACTTCTGCGCGAAATCATCGATGAATTGGAAAATTCCGACGAGCCGGAGGCTGGTCACTACGCCTGGCGGCTGGCGGAGGCGATGGAGCGCTGCCAGGAAGTCGAGGACGAGCTGCGGGTACTGCGCAACGGCACCGAGGACAAGTTCGCCCGTGGCCAGACGTTTGTCGATGCGATCGAGCCCATCTGCGACCGGTTAAACCGGCGCGGCGTCGAGTCGCACTTTCAGTGGTTCTGGGAAGGTGAGCTTCTCGAAGCCGCCGATTGGGAAGCGCTCGCTTTTAACCTGGCCGAGAGCGCCCGCGACCGCCGCATCGCCGCGACGCTCTATCAGGTTCTTTCAGAATTGAGCTGGAACGTGATCAAGTACGCCCGCCTCGACAACGAGCAGGTGCGCGCCGACATCATCTTCAGTGGGGTGCGCCAGAACCAGTTCATCCGCTACACCCTCGAAGTGCGCGACAACGGCCCCGGCTTCGACGTGCAGACTGCCCAGGACCGCCGTCCCCACTCCGGCATCTTTTCGTTAGAGCGCTACTTGCGCCGGGTCGAGATTGTCGGTGCCCAGGCCCACAGCACCCTGCACACCGCCCCCGGCCAAGGCACGCGCATCCACACCGAGATCCTGGTGATGGCGCGACCCGAACGCTAA
- a CDS encoding YkgJ family cysteine cluster protein yields the protein MKSWQCVQNCGACCYLAPAERPFLAEYLSAELLALYHSLVGADGWCIHFQKTTRRCGIYANRPAFCRVSPQVLQDLYGEDPDDLTEWAIHCCREHIDSVWGAASLERQRFEQQLSGEPADIDGGMA from the coding sequence ATGAAAAGCTGGCAGTGCGTCCAGAACTGTGGAGCCTGCTGCTATCTGGCTCCGGCGGAGCGGCCCTTTTTAGCCGAGTACCTGAGCGCGGAGTTGCTGGCGCTCTACCACTCGCTGGTGGGAGCGGACGGCTGGTGCATCCACTTTCAAAAAACGACGCGCCGCTGCGGCATCTACGCGAATCGCCCGGCCTTCTGTCGGGTTTCGCCCCAGGTGCTCCAGGATCTCTACGGCGAGGATCCGGACGATCTGACAGAATGGGCGATCCACTGCTGCCGCGAGCACATCGATAGCGTCTGGGGAGCGGCCAGCCTTGAACGGCAGCGCTTCGAGCAGCAGCTCAGTGGAGAGCCTGCGGATATCGACGGCGGCATGGCATGA
- a CDS encoding IS110 family transposase, whose amino-acid sequence MQRDGSQNDYQLFVGIDVAALTVTAAWLLTHAKPTAAITLPQTPEGHCQLAERLLAVCPTAAEVLVVIEATGSYWMRLATFLALKGFAVSVVNPAQSHYFARALLKRSKSDALDAQTLAQLAAALQPGLWQPPPEIYYQLQQRLQHRDALLQQRQQLHNQLHALRQFPLVVAAVQASLEQLSHTFDEQIAQMEAQLEALLAQDSLWHQAATKLRTIKGIGSVTAGWVLVSTLNFGCCATVEAAVAYAGLAPRSHRSGTSLHRPERIGHAGNARLRTALYMASLSAIRCNQQIKSFYQRLRAAGKPAKVALCAAARKLLHIAWAVVKTDTPFDAEHGRLVCLQ is encoded by the coding sequence ATGCAGCGAGACGGTTCACAAAACGACTATCAGCTATTTGTCGGTATTGATGTGGCGGCACTCACTGTCACTGCCGCCTGGCTGCTCACCCACGCAAAGCCTACCGCTGCCATCACACTGCCCCAAACCCCCGAAGGACACTGCCAATTGGCCGAACGCTTACTCGCCGTCTGTCCCACCGCCGCTGAGGTGTTAGTGGTCATCGAAGCCACAGGCTCCTACTGGATGCGACTGGCCACATTTCTGGCGCTCAAAGGTTTTGCCGTCAGTGTGGTCAACCCCGCTCAGTCTCATTACTTTGCCAGGGCACTGCTCAAGCGTTCCAAAAGCGATGCGCTTGATGCCCAGACGCTTGCCCAACTCGCTGCCGCCCTGCAACCTGGTCTTTGGCAGCCGCCGCCTGAGATTTATTACCAACTCCAACAGCGCCTGCAGCATCGCGATGCCTTGCTGCAGCAACGCCAACAACTGCACAACCAGTTGCACGCTCTGCGGCAATTTCCGTTGGTGGTGGCGGCGGTACAAGCGAGTCTGGAGCAGTTGAGCCACACCTTCGATGAGCAGATTGCGCAGATGGAAGCTCAGCTAGAAGCGCTGCTCGCCCAAGACTCGCTTTGGCATCAAGCTGCAACCAAGCTGCGCACTATCAAAGGCATTGGGTCTGTCACCGCTGGGTGGGTGTTGGTGAGTACCCTCAACTTCGGCTGCTGTGCAACGGTGGAAGCGGCGGTGGCCTACGCGGGTCTCGCTCCCCGCTCCCACCGTAGCGGCACCAGCCTTCATAGACCAGAGCGCATCGGCCATGCAGGCAATGCCCGCTTACGCACGGCGCTGTATATGGCGAGCTTGAGTGCGATCCGCTGCAATCAGCAGATTAAAAGCTTTTACCAGCGGCTACGAGCAGCCGGTAAACCGGCAAAGGTAGCGCTTTGCGCTGCGGCTCGCAAACTCTTACACATTGCCTGGGCGGTTGTGAAAACAGACACGCCTTTCGATGCAGAGCACGGCAGGTTGGTTTGCTTGCAGTAG
- the pdxA gene encoding 4-hydroxythreonine-4-phosphate dehydrogenase PdxA has product MNAALHRQIPSLAISLGDPAGIGPEVVLKALALAPVRERCRPIVHGSRKLIEGTYWQLRERSVAPLAAPDSFEIVDLPAGGPVAAGIVAAGAGDLSFAYLQSAIEAVQAGQAAGIVTAPIHKSAWHLAGHRYPGQTEVLAHAFGSERYGMLFAARPATGSWALRVLLATTHIPLAQVSASLSPQLLRDKLQLLFDSLKRDFGLDEPLVAVAGLNPHAGENGQIGSEEREWLTALIAEWQQRGYRIKGPVPPDTLWIDAARAWAGEPAAACDGYLALYHDQGLIPVKMLAFDQAVNTTIGLPIVRTSPDHGTAFDIVGQGVARHQSMVAAIELAAELAGRRASLSVAHAR; this is encoded by the coding sequence ATGAACGCGGCTTTACACAGACAGATTCCTTCCCTCGCGATCAGCCTGGGCGATCCGGCAGGCATCGGGCCGGAGGTTGTTCTAAAGGCACTGGCCCTCGCCCCGGTGCGCGAGCGCTGCCGACCGATCGTCCACGGCAGCCGGAAGCTGATCGAGGGGACCTACTGGCAACTGCGGGAGCGATCGGTCGCTCCCCTCGCCGCTCCCGACAGCTTCGAGATCGTCGATCTGCCCGCAGGCGGGCCGGTGGCTGCCGGTATCGTCGCTGCCGGGGCGGGGGACTTGAGCTTCGCTTACCTGCAATCGGCGATCGAAGCGGTGCAGGCGGGCCAGGCGGCTGGGATCGTCACCGCCCCCATCCACAAGTCCGCCTGGCATCTGGCCGGGCACCGCTATCCTGGCCAGACCGAGGTGCTGGCGCACGCCTTTGGCAGCGAACGCTACGGGATGCTCTTCGCGGCGCGCCCGGCCACCGGCAGTTGGGCGCTGCGGGTGCTGCTTGCCACCACTCACATTCCGCTCGCCCAGGTGAGCGCGAGCCTCAGCCCCCAGCTGTTGCGCGACAAATTGCAACTGCTGTTCGACAGCTTAAAGCGCGATTTTGGTCTGGACGAGCCGCTCGTCGCCGTCGCGGGCCTCAATCCCCACGCCGGTGAGAACGGCCAGATCGGCAGCGAAGAGCGCGAATGGCTCACGGCCCTGATTGCAGAATGGCAGCAGCGGGGCTATCGGATCAAAGGCCCGGTACCGCCCGACACCCTCTGGATCGACGCGGCCCGCGCCTGGGCGGGGGAACCCGCCGCTGCCTGCGACGGCTATCTGGCGCTCTACCACGACCAGGGACTGATTCCGGTCAAGATGCTCGCCTTCGATCAGGCCGTCAATACGACGATTGGCCTCCCCATCGTCCGCACCTCCCCGGATCATGGCACCGCCTTCGACATCGTTGGCCAGGGCGTCGCCCGCCACCAGAGTATGGTAGCGGCGATCGAACTGGCGGCTGAGCTGGCTGGTCGCCGCGCATCGTTGTCTGTTGCACACGCGAGGTAA
- a CDS encoding Uma2 family endonuclease: MNAFKPGSPLPLANPSLPTMYDLPSENPEEPGLPDQFHDWQPQLLSQTFRPLAVPIEQVLTAADLNIYYDPNNPKYYKRPDWFAVVSVPRFVEGGRLSYVRWQEGRSPLVVVELLSPNTIEEDQGLTLRGQQPPSKWEVYEQILQVPYYVLFDRVDDTLQIFRLEAGLYREQSESRLWIEELQIGLGLWRGRFADWERQWLRWYDSEGQWIPSEQERVALERQRAESAEQRAQLAERRAQALAQKLKEVGIDPDSL; encoded by the coding sequence ATGAATGCCTTCAAACCCGGTTCTCCACTACCGCTGGCAAACCCCTCTTTGCCAACGATGTACGATTTACCAAGCGAGAACCCCGAGGAACCCGGTTTGCCCGACCAGTTCCACGACTGGCAGCCCCAACTGCTCAGCCAGACCTTTCGACCCCTGGCTGTGCCCATCGAGCAGGTGCTTACCGCCGCTGATTTGAATATCTACTACGATCCGAACAATCCCAAGTACTACAAGCGCCCGGACTGGTTTGCAGTGGTGAGTGTCCCCCGCTTCGTCGAGGGCGGCAGGCTCAGCTATGTGCGCTGGCAGGAAGGGCGCTCGCCCCTCGTCGTCGTCGAACTGCTCTCACCGAACACGATCGAAGAAGACCAGGGGCTGACGCTGCGCGGCCAGCAACCGCCCTCGAAGTGGGAAGTGTACGAGCAGATATTGCAGGTGCCCTACTACGTGCTCTTCGACCGGGTAGACGACACACTCCAGATATTTCGTCTGGAAGCGGGGCTTTATAGAGAGCAGTCCGAGAGTCGTCTGTGGATAGAGGAGCTGCAGATCGGTTTGGGTTTGTGGAGGGGAAGGTTTGCCGACTGGGAGCGGCAGTGGCTGCGGTGGTACGACAGTGAGGGGCAGTGGATTCCCAGCGAGCAAGAGAGAGTTGCTCTGGAGCGGCAACGGGCTGAATCGGCGGAGCAGCGCGCCCAGTTGGCCGAGCGACGGGCCCAGGCGCTTGCCCAGAAGCTCAAAGAAGTGGGGATCGATCCAGACAGTCTTTAG
- the lpxA gene encoding acyl-ACP--UDP-N-acetylglucosamine O-acyltransferase → MNPTALRTPLIHPTAVVDPRAELDSTVQVGAFAVIGEHVRIGPNTIVGPHVVIDGWTQIGADNEIYNGATIGTPPQDLKYKGEPSCVRIGDGNRIREFVTINRGTVTDEGNETVLGNHNLLMAYVHVGHNCVIGNNVIITNTVALAGHIHIESQARIGGMVGLHQFVHVGRLAMIGAMARIDRDVPPFTLVEGHPGRVRGLNWVGLERAGISDAAGHDRESYRLLRQAYKLLYRNGFPLEKALQEVQSLAGNPYIDHLLTFLQHSAGSPARRGPTPAARRRTVGEDS, encoded by the coding sequence ATGAACCCAACCGCTCTGAGGACGCCTTTGATTCATCCCACCGCTGTCGTTGACCCACGGGCAGAACTCGATTCCACTGTGCAGGTCGGGGCGTTCGCGGTGATCGGTGAGCATGTACGCATCGGACCCAACACGATCGTCGGCCCCCATGTGGTGATCGATGGTTGGACGCAAATCGGAGCAGACAACGAAATCTACAACGGTGCGACGATCGGAACCCCGCCTCAAGATCTCAAGTACAAGGGTGAACCCTCCTGCGTGCGCATCGGCGACGGCAACCGCATCCGCGAATTTGTGACGATCAACCGGGGCACCGTCACCGACGAAGGCAACGAGACGGTCCTGGGCAACCACAATCTGCTGATGGCCTACGTCCATGTCGGCCATAACTGTGTGATCGGCAACAACGTCATCATCACCAACACCGTCGCCCTGGCCGGGCACATCCATATCGAATCGCAGGCGCGCATCGGAGGGATGGTGGGCCTCCACCAGTTCGTCCACGTCGGCAGGCTGGCGATGATCGGGGCGATGGCCCGCATCGACCGCGACGTGCCGCCTTTTACCCTGGTCGAGGGCCATCCGGGGCGCGTCCGGGGGCTCAACTGGGTCGGCCTTGAGCGCGCCGGGATCTCAGACGCCGCCGGGCACGACCGCGAGAGCTACCGCCTGCTCAGACAGGCGTACAAGTTGCTCTACCGCAACGGTTTTCCGCTCGAAAAAGCCCTGCAGGAGGTGCAGAGTCTGGCGGGCAATCCCTACATCGACCATCTGCTCACGTTCTTGCAGCATTCGGCAGGCTCCCCCGCCCGCCGGGGGCCGACTCCGGCGGCCCGCCGGCGCACTGTGGGCGAAGACAGTTAA
- a CDS encoding UDP-glucose dehydrogenase family protein: protein MKVGVIGTGYVGLVTGACLARVGHQVFCMDNDTAKVERLKQGIMPIYEPGLEELVQQDVDSGLLSFTDSLATVVQHAEVLFITVGTPSRPDGSPDLSAVRAVARSVGQHLDSRYRVIVNKSTVPVGSGNWVRMLVEDGARSPVAAAAGDGGVAVLQAPPELHFDIVSNPEFLREGSAVWDTFNPDRIVIGAESERAEQVMRELYSYWVAPEEPDRTPVPLVVTDLASAEMIKYAANAFLATKISFINEIANICERVGADVSRVAQAIGLDKRIGNQFLNAGAGWGGSCFPKDVSALVSTGQEYGYECSLLRATLAVNDTQRKRIIEKLQRELRILKGRTIAIWGLAFKPHTDDIRSAPALEVATQLLNLGCRVVAHDPIVTAAQAQVQVPDLQVTPSALAALEQADALVVMTEWPEYAQFDLAEVSRLLRGRVVVDGRNCLKREAVQGAGLVYVGIGR, encoded by the coding sequence ATGAAAGTCGGAGTGATTGGAACAGGATACGTCGGGCTCGTCACCGGAGCCTGTCTGGCCCGCGTCGGGCATCAAGTTTTCTGCATGGACAACGACACTGCCAAAGTCGAGCGCCTCAAGCAGGGGATCATGCCCATCTATGAGCCGGGGCTCGAAGAACTGGTCCAGCAGGATGTCGATAGTGGATTGCTTAGTTTTACCGATAGTCTGGCCACCGTCGTCCAACACGCCGAGGTGCTATTTATCACGGTCGGCACCCCTTCCCGCCCGGACGGCTCGCCGGATCTCTCGGCGGTGCGCGCCGTCGCCCGTTCGGTCGGCCAGCACCTCGACAGCCGCTACCGGGTGATCGTCAACAAGTCCACCGTTCCAGTCGGCTCCGGCAACTGGGTGAGGATGCTCGTCGAGGACGGTGCCCGCAGCCCGGTCGCTGCCGCCGCAGGCGATGGCGGAGTGGCTGTCCTGCAGGCTCCGCCGGAGTTGCACTTTGACATCGTGAGCAATCCCGAATTTTTGCGCGAAGGCTCGGCGGTCTGGGACACTTTCAACCCCGACCGGATCGTGATCGGCGCTGAGAGCGAGCGGGCCGAGCAGGTGATGCGCGAACTCTATAGCTACTGGGTGGCCCCCGAGGAGCCCGACCGCACCCCGGTGCCGCTCGTGGTCACCGATCTGGCCTCCGCCGAGATGATCAAGTACGCCGCCAACGCCTTTCTGGCGACCAAGATCAGCTTCATCAACGAGATCGCCAATATCTGCGAGCGGGTCGGAGCAGACGTGTCGCGTGTCGCCCAGGCGATCGGCCTCGACAAGCGCATCGGCAACCAGTTTCTCAACGCCGGTGCCGGTTGGGGCGGCTCGTGCTTTCCAAAAGATGTCTCAGCTCTGGTGAGCACCGGCCAGGAATACGGCTACGAGTGTTCGCTCCTGCGGGCGACGCTCGCAGTCAACGATACCCAGCGCAAGCGGATCATCGAAAAGCTCCAGCGCGAACTGCGCATCCTCAAAGGCCGCACGATCGCCATTTGGGGACTGGCCTTCAAACCCCACACCGACGACATCCGCAGCGCCCCGGCCCTTGAGGTGGCGACGCAACTATTGAATCTTGGCTGCCGGGTGGTGGCCCACGACCCGATCGTCACCGCTGCCCAGGCCCAGGTGCAGGTGCCGGATCTGCAGGTGACGCCCAGCGCCCTCGCCGCCCTCGAACAGGCGGACGCCCTGGTGGTGATGACCGAGTGGCCCGAGTACGCCCAGTTCGATCTGGCCGAGGTGAGCCGCCTGCTGCGCGGTCGGGTCGTCGTCGATGGCCGCAACTGCCTCAAGCGCGAGGCGGTGCAGGGAGCGGGCCTCGTCTACGTCGGCATCGGTCGCTAG
- a CDS encoding peptidylprolyl isomerase: protein MQRMRLTLRLFLASAFILAVSACSAVVPPASTQENPKVTNSANVPANLPRLKGKATVELKTNKGPIVLEVDGDNAPVTAGNFVDLVKRKFFDNLTFHRVVPGFVIQGGDPRGNGTGGFIDPATRSERTIPFEIRPTGKDGKPGELLYGSTYSENGLSPRQQPPVLLHNRGALAMARSQNPNSASSQFYITLADTHQLDGEYAVFGKVLKGQEVVDQIRVGDKILSATVVSGG, encoded by the coding sequence ATGCAACGGATGCGACTGACCCTCCGCCTGTTTCTCGCCTCAGCCTTTATTCTGGCGGTCAGTGCCTGCAGCGCAGTTGTCCCACCGGCCAGTACACAGGAGAATCCCAAGGTGACCAATTCCGCCAACGTTCCGGCCAACCTGCCCAGGCTCAAGGGCAAGGCGACGGTCGAACTGAAGACGAATAAAGGCCCGATCGTCCTGGAGGTAGACGGCGACAATGCGCCGGTCACCGCCGGTAACTTCGTCGATCTGGTCAAGCGCAAATTTTTTGACAACCTGACGTTTCACCGGGTCGTACCGGGCTTTGTCATCCAGGGGGGCGACCCACGCGGCAACGGTACCGGCGGCTTTATCGACCCGGCCACCCGCAGCGAGCGCACGATTCCCTTCGAGATCCGGCCTACCGGCAAGGACGGCAAGCCTGGCGAGTTGCTCTACGGCAGCACCTACAGCGAGAACGGCCTCTCTCCCCGCCAGCAACCGCCGGTGCTGCTCCACAACCGGGGCGCACTGGCGATGGCCCGCTCCCAAAATCCCAACTCCGCCTCGTCGCAGTTTTATATCACCCTCGCCGACACCCACCAGCTCGACGGCGAATACGCTGTCTTTGGCAAGGTGCTCAAGGGCCAGGAAGTCGTCGATCAGATCCGCGTCGGCGACAAGATTCTCTCTGCCACCGTCGTCTCAGGGGGTTAA
- a CDS encoding L,D-transpeptidase family protein, with protein MGAQKAVFVWNAATSWLAGTVVAALLGLFAWWQLIPLDVSMIPAAGSTGVDPRHAVTLQTVGLGSRIAQIAVRDSSGRLVAGAEQSAHFRIAPPLAFGTRYTVNVQVVRDWTGQTAGRVLSFETAAMPQLQGTTTRLLGADGSVALQFDRPVGGLQLESDQLDLTVQGEASQRRFRVVAKNYRQGQSYPVQLNWTTSAGIPLPPLTLQLVAPPPLTAKLDAQGLSDVGLALPLLFTFSEPLLDREAASAHIAVQVKDGEAVAGRWQWLGKRRLQFTPRPAWPAASTIAVHIDPAGLVALGGGHLERALDYHFSTGSDRRIVVYLDTQKVEAIEAGEVVRTFSVSTGKAGTPTVSGTYYIYARYPIKTMRSSARPGQPGYYVVENVPYAQYFHEGYAFHGAWWHNAFGTPVSHGCVNMSTRNHNRRWPNAREDAGWLWRWAALGVPVTVYRHTPARAAT; from the coding sequence TTGGGCGCTCAAAAAGCGGTCTTTGTCTGGAATGCAGCGACGAGCTGGCTGGCGGGAACGGTGGTTGCCGCTCTATTGGGTCTTTTTGCCTGGTGGCAGCTCATCCCGCTCGATGTGAGCATGATCCCCGCTGCCGGCAGCACCGGAGTGGACCCGCGCCACGCCGTCACCCTCCAGACTGTGGGCCTCGGCAGCCGCATCGCCCAGATCGCAGTGCGCGACAGCAGCGGCAGGTTGGTCGCAGGCGCTGAGCAGAGTGCGCACTTTCGCATCGCGCCGCCCCTGGCCTTCGGTACCCGCTATACGGTGAACGTGCAGGTGGTGCGCGACTGGACCGGCCAGACTGCCGGGCGCGTGCTCTCCTTTGAGACGGCGGCGATGCCGCAGCTACAGGGCACGACCACCCGGCTCCTGGGGGCGGACGGTTCGGTGGCGCTCCAGTTCGACCGACCGGTGGGCGGGCTGCAACTGGAGAGCGACCAGCTCGATTTAACTGTGCAGGGCGAAGCTTCCCAGCGCCGCTTCCGGGTGGTGGCCAAAAATTATCGCCAGGGCCAGAGCTACCCGGTCCAACTCAACTGGACGACCAGCGCCGGCATCCCCCTGCCGCCCCTCACCCTGCAACTGGTCGCCCCGCCGCCCCTGACTGCTAAGCTCGACGCCCAGGGTCTGAGCGATGTTGGCCTTGCCTTGCCGCTGCTTTTTACCTTCAGCGAGCCGCTTCTCGATCGAGAAGCAGCGAGCGCCCACATCGCCGTTCAAGTTAAAGACGGCGAGGCCGTTGCAGGCCGCTGGCAGTGGCTGGGCAAAAGGCGGCTGCAGTTTACACCCCGTCCGGCCTGGCCTGCTGCCAGCACGATCGCCGTCCACATCGACCCGGCGGGGCTGGTGGCCCTGGGGGGTGGCCATCTGGAGCGGGCGCTCGATTATCACTTCTCCACCGGCAGCGACCGGCGGATCGTCGTCTATCTCGACACCCAAAAAGTCGAGGCGATCGAAGCTGGCGAGGTCGTCCGCACCTTCAGCGTCAGCACCGGCAAGGCCGGTACGCCCACGGTGAGCGGCACCTACTATATCTATGCCCGCTATCCCATCAAGACGATGCGCAGCAGCGCCCGACCCGGCCAGCCGGGCTACTACGTCGTCGAGAACGTCCCCTACGCCCAGTACTTTCACGAAGGCTACGCCTTTCACGGAGCCTGGTGGCACAACGCCTTCGGCACCCCGGTCAGCCACGGCTGCGTCAATATGTCCACCCGCAACCACAATCGCCGCTGGCCGAACGCGCGCGAGGATGCAGGCTGGCTCTGGCGCTGGGCAGCGCTCGGGGTGCCGGTGACGGTCTACCGCCACACCCCTGCCCGTGCTGCTACATGA
- the lpxB gene encoding lipid-A-disaccharide synthase gives MASQRLFISTGEVSGDLHGSFLIQALRERRPELEIEALGGQRMAALGVPMLGDTMTLSSIGVVEAIPYILPTLRIQNRLKSFFDRYRPDLVVLIDYIGANVRVGRLARKLGIPVVYYIAPQEWVWSTFRGDTARIVTFSDLILAIFPEEARYYERHGGNVRWIGHPLIDIAQARTSRAAFRELMQTPEASPAVVLAPASRSQELQHLMPLLFETARAIEHTLPAVRFWISASTPRFREAIEQAAAASGIAFQFVPEGRNYDALAAADLLLTKSGTVNLEAALLDLPQVVAYRVDPRTIWVARNLMGFKIPFMCPVNLVDMSPIVPEFLQEKATVEALTAASLELLTNPQAAARMRSEYARIRALLGDAGVVDRAADAILEMLDKRG, from the coding sequence ATGGCCTCCCAGCGCCTGTTTATCAGTACCGGCGAGGTCTCAGGCGACCTGCACGGCAGCTTTTTGATCCAGGCGCTGCGCGAGCGCCGTCCGGAGCTTGAGATCGAAGCCCTGGGCGGCCAGCGGATGGCCGCCCTCGGGGTGCCGATGCTGGGCGATACGATGACGCTCTCCTCGATCGGCGTGGTCGAAGCGATTCCTTATATCCTGCCTACCCTGCGCATCCAGAACCGCCTCAAGTCTTTTTTTGATCGCTACAGGCCGGATCTGGTCGTGCTCATCGACTACATCGGTGCCAATGTCCGCGTCGGGCGGCTCGCCCGCAAGCTGGGCATCCCAGTGGTCTATTACATCGCTCCCCAGGAGTGGGTCTGGAGTACCTTCCGGGGTGATACGGCCCGGATCGTTACCTTCAGCGATCTCATTCTCGCTATCTTTCCGGAGGAAGCCCGCTACTACGAGCGCCACGGCGGCAACGTGCGCTGGATTGGCCACCCGCTCATCGATATCGCCCAGGCCCGGACCAGCCGGGCCGCCTTTCGCGAGTTGATGCAGACGCCCGAAGCGAGCCCGGCAGTGGTGCTTGCCCCGGCCTCGCGCTCCCAGGAGTTGCAGCACCTGATGCCGTTGTTGTTCGAGACCGCCAGGGCGATCGAGCACACCCTCCCGGCAGTGCGCTTCTGGATCTCCGCCTCCACCCCCCGCTTTCGAGAGGCGATCGAACAGGCTGCTGCCGCTTCTGGAATCGCTTTTCAGTTCGTACCGGAGGGCCGCAACTATGACGCCCTCGCCGCCGCCGACCTGCTCCTCACCAAGTCCGGCACCGTCAACTTAGAAGCGGCCCTGCTCGATCTGCCCCAGGTGGTCGCCTACCGCGTCGATCCGCGCACGATCTGGGTGGCGCGCAACTTGATGGGCTTCAAGATTCCTTTTATGTGCCCGGTCAATCTCGTGGACATGTCGCCCATCGTGCCCGAATTTTTGCAGGAAAAGGCGACGGTCGAGGCACTCACCGCCGCCAGCCTCGAATTGCTCACCAATCCCCAGGCTGCCGCTCGAATGCGCTCAGAGTACGCTCGCATCCGCGCCCTGCTCGGCGATGCGGGGGTCGTCGATCGCGCCGCCGATGCCATCCTCGAAATGCTCGACAAGCGCGGCTGA